One window from the genome of Thermoleophilaceae bacterium encodes:
- the ftsZ gene encoding cell division protein FtsZ: MDTGSYLAVIKVVGVGGGGTNAVNRMIDAGLKGVEFIAVNTDAQALQMCDADLKLQVGGQLTRGLGAGANPDVGYGAANESRDEIKEALKGADMVFVTAGEGGGTGSGAAPVIAEIAKQEIGALTVGVVTRPFEFEGSQRGRQAREGIDRLREQVDTLIVIPNEKLLAIVERRTSILDAFREADNVLRQGVQGITDLITIPGLINLDFADVRTIMHDAGSALMGIGAAAGENRASEAAKNAISSPLLEESVEGATGLLLNITGGSDLGLFEVNEAAEIVQSAAASDSNIIFGAVIDEGLGDEVRVTVIATGFDKDGRRPFDAGTQTGERPGPRRRDVVMDDRQRSSLEISDDDIDIPSFLKD, translated from the coding sequence ATGGACACCGGTAGCTATCTCGCCGTGATCAAGGTCGTCGGCGTCGGCGGCGGCGGCACGAACGCCGTCAACCGCATGATCGACGCGGGCCTCAAGGGTGTCGAGTTCATCGCGGTGAACACCGACGCGCAGGCGCTGCAGATGTGCGACGCCGACCTCAAGCTGCAGGTGGGCGGCCAGCTCACGCGCGGGCTCGGCGCGGGCGCCAACCCCGACGTGGGCTACGGCGCCGCCAACGAGAGCCGCGACGAGATCAAGGAGGCGCTCAAGGGCGCGGACATGGTCTTCGTCACCGCCGGCGAGGGCGGCGGCACCGGCAGCGGCGCCGCGCCGGTGATCGCGGAGATCGCCAAGCAGGAGATCGGCGCGCTCACCGTGGGCGTGGTCACGCGCCCGTTCGAGTTCGAGGGCAGCCAGCGCGGCCGCCAGGCGCGCGAGGGCATCGACCGCCTGCGCGAGCAGGTGGACACGCTCATCGTCATCCCCAACGAGAAGCTGCTGGCCATCGTGGAGCGGCGCACCAGCATCCTCGACGCGTTCCGCGAGGCCGACAACGTGCTGCGCCAGGGCGTCCAGGGCATCACCGACCTCATCACGATCCCCGGGCTCATCAACCTCGACTTCGCAGACGTCCGCACGATCATGCACGACGCCGGCTCGGCGCTGATGGGCATCGGCGCGGCCGCCGGGGAGAACCGCGCGTCCGAGGCCGCGAAGAACGCGATCTCGAGCCCGCTCCTCGAAGAGTCGGTGGAAGGCGCCACCGGCCTGCTGCTCAACATCACCGGCGGCAGCGACCTCGGCCTGTTCGAGGTCAACGAGGCCGCGGAGATCGTCCAGAGCGCCGCCGCGTCGGACTCCAACATCATCTTCGGCGCGGTCATCGACGAAGGGCTGGGCGACGAGGTGCGCGTCACCGTCATCGCCACCGGCTTCGACAAGGACGGCCGCAGGCCGTTCGACGCCGGCACGCAGACGGGCGAGCGGCCCGGCCCCCGCCGCCGCGACGTCGTGATGGACGACCGCCAGCGCTCGTCGCTGGAGATCTCCGACGACGACATCGACATCCCGAGCTTCCTGAAGGACTGA
- a CDS encoding AbrB/MazE/SpoVT family DNA-binding domain-containing protein, giving the protein MRTTIDAAGRLVVPKPLRDELGFAPGRELELNAVDGRLEVEVPATPMRLEEREGVLVAVPEAGTVPALDDETVRATLDRLRR; this is encoded by the coding sequence ATGCGCACTACCATCGACGCTGCCGGGCGCCTGGTCGTCCCCAAGCCGCTTCGTGACGAGCTCGGCTTCGCCCCGGGACGCGAGCTCGAGCTGAACGCGGTCGACGGCCGTCTCGAGGTCGAGGTCCCGGCGACGCCGATGCGGCTCGAGGAGCGTGAGGGGGTACTCGTGGCCGTCCCGGAGGCGGGCACCGTGCCGGCCCTGGACGACGAGACCGTGCGCGCCACCCTCGACCGGCTCAGGCGGTGA
- a CDS encoding PIN domain-containing protein, whose translation MTPDTSVLVAAFSSWHPAHSASRAAVSSVRDLIAHVELETYSVLTRLPAPHRAPFAVAADYLARQFAGDRLALGRAARSSLIARLASLAIEGGRAYDGLIALTAAEHERTLLTRDRRSMATYERVGTRFELVG comes from the coding sequence GTGACGCCGGACACAAGCGTGCTGGTTGCGGCGTTCAGCTCCTGGCATCCCGCCCACTCGGCGTCGCGCGCCGCGGTGTCGTCGGTCCGCGACCTGATCGCTCACGTCGAGCTCGAGACGTACTCGGTCCTCACGCGGCTGCCGGCGCCCCACCGCGCCCCCTTCGCCGTGGCTGCGGACTATCTCGCCAGGCAGTTCGCCGGCGACCGCCTCGCCCTCGGGCGCGCAGCGCGCAGCTCGCTCATCGCCCGGCTCGCGTCGCTCGCCATCGAAGGAGGCCGTGCCTACGACGGACTGATCGCGCTCACCGCCGCCGAGCACGAGCGCACCCTGCTCACGCGCGATCGCCGCTCGATGGCGACGTACGAGCGGGTGGGCACGCGCTTCGAGCTCGTCGGCTAG
- a CDS encoding FG-GAP-like repeat-containing protein, with protein MNRRAWITVAAVAGFFGGTAPAHAALGFNLDEPAFLSPGNDPGAIATGNFDGDARPDVAVVIPGEDRVEVYVDTILGRFNPSDELATGDSPRSIAIGDFNADGDSDLAVANQSSDDISIFLGAVGGTFDSAGTVAVGDVPTDIVARDFSGDGDPDLAVTLLGTDEVAVLPGGSGATFGGLSTEAVCDNPRSLAAGSFDGNADLDLAVACNGSPNAIGILTGTTGVDFVAAASLDPGIHDPREIEVGDFDGDDDDDLVVAYSNSNAVGVFAGAAGATFGPDTPEFASSSAQGLAIADVNGDGDLDLLFSQAVQLATGRGLLEVKEGTAGTDFNITTRYVVGSVDNSPGSVAVVERPPGPSDPAITILTAVGGTDDRLEVLQRNTTTASPAARSFTDTEVGRLSTDAEEVTFTNQGFVSVTVDNVSVINSDDFVVTRDECSGVTLGPGLTCRVRVRFAPAGTGARGGLLRFRDDVPRLGGLPGLDQVQLSGTGTAAQAGSQGPAGPQGPAGTDGTDGADGAAGPQGPAGANGAQGPAGPAGAQGPAGPQGPPGPAAPLEARTRAGSASCRLARDRRRRQLLRCTLRLSGARNGSLVSGRLRRGRRSLGTGRARVRRGRAVVTIRPRGRLSASRLVLHVSIREPGGRARTARLPLRERRPR; from the coding sequence ATGAACAGGCGAGCGTGGATCACGGTGGCGGCGGTGGCGGGCTTCTTCGGGGGGACCGCACCGGCTCATGCGGCGCTCGGCTTCAACCTCGACGAGCCGGCGTTCCTCTCGCCGGGCAACGACCCGGGAGCGATCGCGACGGGCAACTTCGACGGTGACGCGCGCCCCGACGTCGCCGTCGTGATCCCGGGCGAGGACCGGGTGGAGGTCTACGTGGACACCATCCTCGGGCGCTTCAACCCCTCGGACGAGCTCGCCACCGGCGACAGCCCGAGGTCGATTGCGATCGGGGACTTCAACGCCGACGGCGACTCCGATCTCGCCGTGGCGAACCAGAGCAGCGACGACATCTCGATCTTCCTGGGCGCGGTCGGGGGAACCTTCGACAGCGCCGGCACGGTCGCGGTCGGTGACGTGCCGACCGACATCGTCGCGCGCGACTTCAGCGGCGACGGAGACCCCGACCTGGCGGTGACGCTCCTCGGCACGGACGAGGTCGCGGTCCTCCCCGGTGGCTCGGGTGCGACGTTCGGCGGCTTGTCCACCGAAGCCGTCTGCGACAACCCGCGAAGCCTGGCGGCCGGGAGCTTCGACGGAAACGCCGATCTCGACCTGGCGGTCGCGTGCAACGGGTCGCCGAACGCGATCGGCATCCTCACGGGCACGACCGGCGTCGACTTCGTCGCGGCCGCGTCTCTGGACCCGGGCATCCACGACCCGCGCGAGATCGAGGTCGGAGACTTCGACGGAGACGACGACGACGACCTGGTCGTGGCGTACAGCAACAGCAACGCCGTGGGTGTCTTCGCGGGCGCCGCCGGGGCGACGTTCGGGCCAGACACGCCCGAGTTCGCCAGCAGCAGCGCGCAAGGGCTGGCGATCGCGGACGTCAACGGCGATGGCGACCTCGACCTGCTCTTCTCGCAGGCGGTCCAGCTCGCCACCGGACGCGGTTTGCTGGAGGTGAAAGAGGGCACGGCCGGCACCGACTTCAACATCACGACCCGGTATGTCGTCGGATCGGTCGACAACTCCCCGGGCTCGGTAGCCGTCGTCGAGCGGCCGCCCGGCCCCTCTGATCCGGCAATCACGATCCTCACGGCCGTCGGGGGCACGGACGACAGGCTGGAGGTCCTCCAGCGCAACACGACCACCGCCAGCCCCGCGGCGAGGAGCTTCACCGACACCGAGGTCGGGCGCCTCTCCACCGACGCTGAGGAGGTGACCTTCACGAACCAGGGATTCGTGTCGGTCACCGTGGACAACGTGAGCGTCATCAACAGCGACGACTTCGTCGTGACCAGGGACGAGTGCAGCGGGGTGACGCTCGGCCCCGGACTCACCTGCCGCGTGAGAGTTCGATTCGCGCCTGCGGGCACCGGAGCCCGCGGCGGCCTGCTGCGCTTCCGCGACGACGTGCCCCGCCTGGGCGGCCTGCCGGGTCTCGATCAGGTGCAGCTCAGCGGAACCGGCACGGCCGCCCAGGCGGGGTCGCAGGGGCCCGCCGGGCCGCAGGGACCGGCCGGCACCGATGGCACAGACGGCGCGGACGGCGCGGCGGGGCCGCAGGGGCCGGCGGGGGCGAACGGCGCCCAGGGTCCCGCCGGGCCGGCCGGAGCCCAGGGGCCGGCCGGGCCTCAGGGACCTCCGGGCCCGGCCGCGCCGCTGGAGGCACGCACCCGCGCCGGCTCGGCGAGCTGCCGCCTGGCCCGCGACCGCCGCCGCCGGCAGCTGCTGCGCTGCACGCTGCGCCTGAGCGGCGCGCGCAACGGCTCGCTGGTCAGCGGCCGGCTGCGCCGCGGCCGGCGCTCGCTCGGCACCGGCAGGGCGCGCGTGCGCCGCGGCCGGGCCGTGGTGACGATCCGCCCGCGCGGCCGGCTGTCGGCCAGCCGCCTGGTCCTCCACGTCTCGATCCGCGAGCCCGGCGGGCGCGCCCGCACGGCCCGGCTGCCGCTGCGCGAGCGCAGGCCGCGCTAG
- a CDS encoding DUF1059 domain-containing protein, translating into MGARIQLCGRSIRGDSDDEVVGQAQEHIQESHPELVDTVSREQLLGWVEED; encoded by the coding sequence ATGGGCGCGCGGATCCAGCTCTGCGGGCGGTCAATCCGCGGCGACAGCGACGACGAGGTCGTCGGGCAGGCGCAGGAGCACATCCAGGAGAGCCACCCCGAGCTCGTGGACACCGTCTCCCGCGAGCAGCTGCTCGGCTGGGTCGAGGAGGATTAG
- a CDS encoding AAA family ATPase: MPTKEHTAQLLERAEELAAVERALAAARDGSGRCLVLEGQAGLGKSRLLAAAREAAAGAGAAALHGRGDELEAEFSFGVALQLFAPALAAAAPRERERLLSGAAALTRPLFDAADAPGAADEREQAFSVFHGLHWLAAGLAEGAPLLIAVDDAHWADALSLRFLNYLLQRLDELPVAVIVALRPGAGEPQRRLAARLAAHPLSEALALGPLSEGAVTELVTARLGAAATPELCQACATATGGNPFHLQELTTALAADGPSAADPVRRVEELAGDAAGRALLARLMALPAAAGRLAEAVAVLGDGAPLGDAARLAELDPDAAAAAADELARSAMLGPGTPLAFTHPIVRAAVYEHIPSASRARGHATAAGLLAEAGSDPERVASHLLAAHGAAEPWAAGALREAARHARARGAGRAAVRYLRGAVAQTDGGERADVLLELAVAEAYAHDPEAPGRATEALDALAPGHERAAAAHRLGEAFGGGGDHQAAATVLERGIAELEDGSPEGAGDGDLLRTLGALRVALGGFEYATRAPGGLDAIVERAARGEASAAERLMLAHSALAEGLTGGSAARVGRLAHAALGREDPSDRGVSPVSSRILAATALVVADELVEAADVLSAAIAAARQRGSVLVFATASHARAHAWYRLGRLEDAVADSQAAIDASRYGWEPELPSAHAVLALALMELGEMTAAAAALDLPGGEERWSASFTWNDYLEARGRLRLLSGDPEAALEDCMACGHSLEAMSTSHASVVPWRSTAVRAALALGDHERAGQLAERDLELARAFGAPRALALTLRTAGTVAGGDRGVALLREAVETVEGTGAELEHAHACFELGAALYAEGHRLAARDPLKTALDLADRCGATPLAERARAELVAAGARPRRARAQGSDALTPRELRLARMAAEGMTNRQIAEGLFITTKTVETHLGRVYRKLEIDSRGGLAAALAGEASSEPAP; the protein is encoded by the coding sequence GTGCCGACGAAGGAACACACTGCGCAGCTGCTGGAGCGGGCCGAGGAGCTCGCGGCCGTGGAGCGGGCGCTCGCGGCCGCGCGCGACGGCTCCGGGCGCTGTCTGGTGCTCGAGGGCCAGGCGGGGCTCGGGAAGTCGCGGCTGCTCGCCGCCGCGCGTGAGGCGGCGGCGGGCGCAGGGGCCGCCGCACTTCACGGCCGCGGGGACGAGCTCGAGGCGGAGTTCTCGTTCGGCGTCGCGCTCCAGCTCTTCGCTCCCGCGCTCGCCGCAGCGGCGCCGCGGGAGCGCGAGCGCCTCCTGTCGGGCGCGGCCGCGCTGACGCGCCCGCTGTTCGACGCCGCAGACGCACCCGGGGCGGCAGACGAGCGCGAGCAGGCATTCTCGGTCTTCCACGGCCTGCACTGGCTCGCGGCGGGGCTGGCCGAGGGGGCGCCCCTGCTCATCGCGGTGGACGACGCACACTGGGCCGACGCGCTGAGCCTGCGCTTCCTGAACTATCTGCTCCAGCGGCTCGACGAGCTGCCGGTCGCGGTGATCGTCGCGCTGCGGCCGGGGGCGGGCGAGCCTCAGCGGCGGCTGGCGGCGCGCCTCGCCGCCCATCCCCTGTCGGAGGCGCTCGCACTCGGCCCGCTGAGCGAGGGCGCGGTGACGGAGCTCGTGACCGCCCGGCTGGGGGCCGCCGCCACGCCCGAGCTGTGCCAGGCGTGCGCGACGGCCACGGGCGGCAACCCGTTCCACCTGCAGGAGCTCACCACCGCGCTCGCCGCCGACGGGCCGAGCGCCGCCGATCCGGTACGGCGCGTCGAGGAGCTTGCGGGCGACGCCGCCGGCCGGGCTCTGCTCGCTCGGCTCATGGCGCTGCCGGCGGCGGCCGGGCGGCTGGCGGAGGCCGTCGCGGTGCTCGGGGACGGCGCGCCACTCGGCGACGCGGCGCGCCTCGCGGAGCTGGATCCGGACGCGGCCGCGGCGGCGGCCGACGAGCTGGCTCGCTCGGCGATGCTCGGGCCGGGCACGCCGCTGGCGTTCACCCACCCGATCGTCCGCGCGGCCGTCTACGAGCACATCCCGAGCGCCAGCCGTGCGCGGGGCCACGCGACCGCCGCGGGCCTGCTCGCGGAGGCCGGCTCCGACCCCGAGCGGGTCGCGTCGCACCTGCTCGCCGCGCACGGCGCCGCCGAGCCGTGGGCCGCGGGCGCGCTGCGGGAGGCGGCCCGGCACGCCCGGGCGCGCGGGGCCGGGCGAGCGGCAGTGCGCTACCTGCGTGGCGCGGTGGCGCAGACCGACGGCGGAGAGCGAGCGGACGTGCTGCTCGAGCTCGCTGTCGCCGAGGCCTACGCACACGACCCCGAGGCTCCCGGGCGCGCGACAGAGGCGCTCGACGCGCTCGCGCCCGGGCACGAGCGGGCCGCCGCCGCGCACCGGCTCGGGGAGGCGTTCGGCGGCGGCGGCGACCACCAAGCCGCCGCGACCGTGCTGGAGCGCGGGATCGCCGAACTCGAGGACGGTTCGCCGGAGGGGGCAGGCGACGGGGACCTGCTGCGCACGCTGGGCGCACTCCGCGTCGCGCTCGGCGGGTTCGAGTACGCGACGCGCGCGCCTGGCGGGCTCGACGCGATCGTCGAGCGCGCCGCCCGCGGCGAGGCGTCGGCCGCGGAGCGGCTCATGCTCGCCCACAGCGCGCTCGCCGAGGGCCTGACGGGCGGGTCGGCCGCCCGGGTCGGCCGGCTCGCGCACGCGGCGCTGGGCCGGGAGGACCCGTCCGATCGCGGCGTCAGCCCGGTCAGCTCCCGCATCCTGGCCGCCACCGCGCTCGTCGTGGCGGACGAGCTGGTCGAAGCGGCGGACGTGCTGTCGGCGGCGATCGCCGCCGCGCGGCAACGCGGCTCCGTGCTCGTGTTCGCGACGGCGTCTCACGCCCGGGCGCACGCGTGGTACCGGCTCGGGCGGCTGGAGGACGCGGTCGCAGACTCCCAGGCCGCCATCGACGCCTCCCGCTACGGCTGGGAGCCCGAGCTCCCATCCGCCCACGCGGTGCTGGCGCTCGCCCTGATGGAGCTGGGCGAGATGACAGCGGCCGCGGCGGCCCTCGACCTCCCCGGCGGCGAGGAGCGCTGGTCGGCGTCGTTCACCTGGAACGACTACCTCGAGGCGCGGGGCCGCCTGCGGCTGCTCTCCGGCGATCCGGAGGCGGCGCTGGAGGACTGCATGGCGTGCGGGCACAGCCTCGAGGCGATGTCAACCTCGCACGCCTCGGTCGTCCCCTGGCGCTCGACGGCGGTCCGTGCGGCGCTCGCCCTCGGAGACCACGAGCGCGCAGGGCAGCTCGCCGAGCGCGACCTCGAGCTGGCGCGCGCCTTCGGCGCCCCGCGGGCACTCGCGCTGACCCTTCGCACCGCAGGCACCGTCGCCGGCGGCGACCGCGGCGTGGCACTGCTGCGGGAGGCGGTGGAGACCGTCGAGGGCACCGGCGCCGAGCTGGAGCACGCGCACGCCTGCTTCGAGCTCGGCGCGGCCCTCTATGCGGAGGGCCATCGCCTGGCTGCCCGCGATCCGCTGAAGACCGCGCTCGACCTTGCCGACCGCTGCGGCGCCACGCCGCTGGCCGAGCGGGCTCGCGCCGAGCTGGTGGCCGCCGGTGCCCGCCCCCGCCGGGCGCGCGCGCAGGGCAGCGACGCGCTCACGCCGCGCGAGCTTCGCCTGGCCCGGATGGCGGCCGAGGGCATGACCAACCGCCAGATCGCCGAGGGGCTGTTCATCACGACCAAGACGGTGGAGACCCACCTCGGGCGGGTGTATCGCAAGCTCGAGATCGACTCCCGCGGCGGATTGGCCGCCGCGCTCGCCGGCGAGGCGTCCTCGGAGCCGGCGCCCTGA
- a CDS encoding type II toxin-antitoxin system VapC family toxin → MRRVFVDTNVFLYALGAEHRYRDPCRAIVEAIAARRVAAETSVEVVQEFLHVRGRRGRDPAEALARAEEIVSWCAPVHAFEPGDLTRAFELLRRFSTLRPRDAVHAATALNRGIEAILTADRDLGSVPALERVDPGDRAAVAALGA, encoded by the coding sequence GTGAGGCGCGTCTTCGTCGACACGAACGTCTTCCTCTACGCGCTCGGAGCCGAGCACCGCTATCGGGACCCTTGCCGGGCGATCGTGGAGGCGATCGCCGCGCGGCGGGTCGCGGCCGAGACGAGCGTCGAGGTCGTGCAGGAGTTCCTTCACGTCCGCGGGCGCCGGGGGCGGGACCCGGCGGAGGCCCTGGCGCGCGCCGAGGAGATCGTCTCCTGGTGCGCGCCCGTCCATGCCTTCGAGCCCGGAGACCTCACCCGCGCGTTCGAGCTGCTCCGCCGCTTCAGCACGCTCAGGCCGCGCGACGCCGTGCACGCCGCCACCGCGCTGAACCGCGGCATCGAGGCGATCCTCACCGCGGACCGCGACCTGGGCTCCGTGCCCGCGCTCGAGCGCGTCGACCCCGGCGACCGCGCGGCCGTAGCCGCGCTGGGCGCCTGA
- the gcvT gene encoding glycine cleavage system aminomethyltransferase GcvT encodes MQPAAETLRRTPLYDRHEAAGARLVPFAGWEMPVQYEGIREEHLTVRSTAGLFDVSHMGEIEASGPGAEDFLQRVLSNDVSRLAVGGAQYSVLCAEDGGVLDDLFTYRLDEARYLTVTNASNHEKDLAWFRRHAEGFDVSVRDAQVDYAMLALQGPDARGLLPVDAPPRMRIASAEIAGVECLVAGTGYTGEDGVELLVPSDGALAVWDALDATPVGLGARDTLRLEVCFHLYGNDLSEDRNPIEAGLGWCCKLDTGFVGADALRDVQPSEKLVPFVFTGPGIPRQGNAVEPAGVVTSGSLSPCLGVGIGMAYVPADTAEPGTPIEVDVRGKPRSAEVREKPLYTKES; translated from the coding sequence TTGCAGCCGGCCGCCGAGACCCTCCGCCGCACGCCCCTGTACGACCGTCACGAGGCGGCCGGCGCGCGGCTGGTTCCCTTCGCGGGCTGGGAGATGCCGGTGCAGTACGAAGGCATCCGGGAGGAGCACCTCACCGTGCGTTCGACCGCCGGCCTCTTCGACGTCTCGCACATGGGCGAGATCGAGGCCAGCGGCCCCGGCGCGGAGGACTTCCTGCAGCGAGTGCTCTCCAACGACGTCAGCCGCCTCGCTGTGGGCGGAGCCCAGTACTCGGTGCTGTGCGCCGAGGACGGCGGCGTCCTCGACGACCTCTTCACCTACCGCCTCGACGAGGCGCGCTACCTCACCGTCACCAACGCCTCCAACCACGAGAAGGACCTCGCGTGGTTTCGCCGTCACGCCGAGGGCTTCGACGTCTCGGTGCGCGACGCCCAGGTCGACTACGCGATGCTCGCCCTCCAGGGCCCGGACGCGCGCGGGCTCCTCCCGGTCGACGCGCCGCCGCGCATGCGCATCGCGAGCGCGGAGATCGCGGGGGTGGAGTGCCTCGTGGCCGGCACGGGCTACACCGGGGAGGACGGGGTGGAGCTGCTCGTCCCCTCCGACGGGGCGCTCGCCGTCTGGGACGCGCTGGATGCCACGCCTGTGGGCCTGGGCGCGCGCGACACGCTCCGGCTCGAGGTCTGCTTCCACCTCTACGGCAACGACCTGTCCGAGGACCGCAACCCGATCGAGGCCGGCCTGGGCTGGTGCTGCAAGCTCGACACGGGCTTCGTCGGCGCGGACGCGCTGCGCGACGTCCAGCCCTCCGAGAAGCTCGTGCCGTTCGTCTTCACCGGCCCCGGCATCCCGCGCCAGGGCAACGCGGTGGAGCCCGCGGGGGTCGTCACCAGCGGGTCGCTGTCACCCTGCCTGGGCGTCGGGATCGGCATGGCCTACGTGCCCGCCGACACGGCCGAGCCCGGCACGCCGATCGAGGTGGACGTGCGCGGCAAGCCGCGCTCCGCCGAGGTTCGCGAGAAGCCCCTCTACACGAAGGAGTCATGA
- the gcvH gene encoding glycine cleavage system protein GcvH produces the protein MADESYPEGLLYHAEHDWARIEGDEAVFGITWFAQDALGEVVFFDPPEVGATVAKDGTYAEVESVKAVSDVFSPLSGEIVAVNEALADSPEKINDDPYGDGWLVKVRLSEASETEALMDAAAYKELLASS, from the coding sequence GTGGCCGACGAGAGCTACCCGGAGGGCCTGCTGTACCACGCCGAGCACGACTGGGCTCGGATCGAGGGCGACGAGGCCGTCTTCGGCATCACGTGGTTCGCGCAGGACGCGCTCGGCGAGGTCGTGTTCTTCGACCCGCCCGAGGTTGGCGCCACGGTGGCCAAGGACGGCACCTATGCGGAGGTCGAGTCGGTCAAGGCGGTGTCGGACGTCTTCTCCCCGCTCTCCGGCGAGATCGTCGCAGTCAACGAGGCGCTCGCCGACAGCCCGGAGAAGATCAACGATGACCCGTACGGCGATGGCTGGCTGGTGAAGGTGCGCCTCAGCGAGGCGTCCGAGACCGAGGCGCTCATGGACGCCGCCGCCTACAAGGAGCTCCTGGCGAGCTCGTGA
- the gcvPA gene encoding aminomethyl-transferring glycine dehydrogenase subunit GcvPA has protein sequence MSRYTAATEQDRREMLAAIGAGSVDDLFAEIPEAVRLDRPLDLPPGMSEQEVNDHLAELAGRNRHADSEVSFLGAGMYDHYVPALVDSIISRSEFLTPYTPYQPEISQGGLQVMFEFQTAVSELTGLPVANASVYEGPSAVAAAGYMAKLETRKRRIVVSRGVHPHSREALATHAAGYAMEVHEVPLNADGATDLEALAAAVDDDTAAVVLQQPNFLGTVEDLGPLVEAGKRTGALAVCAADPLPLGILEPPGSFGVDICVGEGQTLGNRLDFGGPSFGFFAAAERFIRRMPGRIAGETRDVDGRRGFVLTLQTREQHIRREKATHNICTAQALNALAGTVYLSWLGKRGIVELATLMLRRTHYAREALGLEPINPGPVVREFAVRVPDLDGLFERARAEGINPGFRLGRAYPEYEDGLLVAITERRTKAQIDRLAAVADRQGVPA, from the coding sequence GTGAGCCGCTACACCGCCGCCACCGAGCAGGACCGCCGCGAGATGCTCGCGGCCATCGGCGCGGGCTCCGTGGACGACCTCTTCGCCGAGATACCCGAGGCCGTGCGCCTGGACCGCCCGCTGGACCTCCCGCCCGGGATGTCGGAGCAGGAGGTCAACGACCATCTGGCCGAGCTGGCCGGGCGCAACCGCCACGCGGACTCCGAGGTCAGCTTTCTCGGCGCGGGCATGTACGACCACTACGTCCCCGCGCTGGTGGACTCGATCATCTCCCGCAGCGAGTTCCTGACGCCCTACACCCCCTACCAGCCCGAGATCTCCCAGGGCGGACTGCAGGTGATGTTCGAGTTCCAGACGGCCGTCTCGGAGCTCACCGGCCTGCCGGTGGCCAACGCGTCGGTCTACGAGGGCCCGTCGGCCGTGGCCGCCGCGGGCTACATGGCCAAGCTCGAGACGCGCAAGCGCCGCATCGTCGTCTCGCGCGGCGTGCACCCCCATTCGCGCGAGGCGCTCGCCACCCACGCCGCCGGCTACGCCATGGAGGTGCACGAGGTGCCGCTCAATGCCGATGGCGCCACCGACCTCGAAGCGCTCGCCGCGGCGGTGGACGACGACACCGCCGCCGTGGTGCTCCAGCAGCCCAACTTCCTCGGCACGGTCGAGGACCTGGGCCCGCTGGTCGAGGCGGGCAAGCGCACCGGCGCGCTGGCCGTCTGCGCGGCCGACCCGCTGCCGCTGGGCATCCTCGAGCCGCCGGGCAGCTTCGGCGTGGACATCTGCGTGGGCGAGGGCCAGACCCTGGGCAACCGGCTCGACTTCGGCGGCCCCAGCTTCGGCTTCTTCGCCGCCGCCGAGCGCTTCATCCGGCGCATGCCCGGCCGCATCGCGGGCGAGACGCGCGACGTGGACGGCAGGCGCGGCTTCGTGCTCACGCTGCAGACGCGCGAGCAGCACATCCGCCGTGAGAAGGCCACGCACAACATCTGCACCGCGCAGGCGCTCAACGCGCTGGCGGGCACGGTCTATCTCTCCTGGCTCGGAAAGCGGGGGATCGTGGAGCTGGCCACGCTGATGCTGCGGCGCACCCACTACGCGCGTGAGGCGCTCGGGCTCGAGCCCATCAACCCGGGCCCGGTCGTGCGCGAGTTCGCCGTGCGCGTGCCCGATCTCGACGGCCTCTTCGAGCGCGCCCGCGCGGAGGGCATCAACCCCGGCTTTCGCCTGGGCCGCGCCTATCCCGAGTACGAGGACGGGCTCCTGGTGGCCATCACCGAGCGGCGCACCAAGGCGCAGATCGACCGCCTCGCCGCCGTGGCCGACCGCCAGGGGGTGCCGGCATGA